From the genome of Candidatus Nitrosocosmicus oleophilus, one region includes:
- a CDS encoding nitroreductase family protein encodes MINIISHKWYNMDAYDCIVTKLEVREFSDQNSVSSEIRLKILEAARLTGSSLNTQPWRFIVIQNKDNLMKLSNDSTSGKWISGANFAIIVLTNPYFRFHLIDAGKVVQNMQLAAWNYGVGSALFTGIEEDRVRKDFSIPIDYKPVIVVGFGYPRKKIDGKTKKKNRLTMHELVSFEEYGKS; translated from the coding sequence ATGATTAATATAATCAGTCATAAATGGTATAACATGGATGCTTATGACTGTATAGTAACCAAACTCGAGGTTAGAGAATTTAGTGATCAAAATAGCGTATCTTCAGAGATAAGGTTAAAAATTTTGGAAGCAGCGAGGCTGACTGGTAGTTCTTTAAATACTCAACCTTGGAGATTCATAGTAATACAGAATAAAGATAATCTGATGAAATTATCCAATGATAGCACTAGCGGAAAATGGATTTCTGGGGCTAATTTCGCAATAATTGTTTTGACTAATCCGTATTTTCGTTTTCACCTAATAGATGCTGGCAAAGTGGTACAGAATATGCAGCTTGCTGCATGGAACTATGGTGTCGGTTCTGCTCTATTTACGGGAATAGAAGAGGATCGTGTTAGGAAAGATTTCTCTATTCCAATTGATTATAAACCAGTGATCGTAGTGGGATTTGGATATCCAAGAAAGAAAATTGATGGAAAGACAAAGAAGAAGAATAGGTTGACAATGCACGAACTGGTTTCGTTCGAAGAATATGGAAAATCCTAA
- a CDS encoding GNAT family N-acetyltransferase, translating to MSSFYVIDSDSVLIRPTTVADIPEIVKLQEESFADLAKIGNIWHPHELKSHLEIFPGGQLVAELDKKIVGSATSLIVQLNPTYADHTWESITGNGMLTTHFPAGDTLYGADISTHPRVRHRGIGHKLYQGRKDIAMGLNLKRMIGGGRLYNYCEHSEKLSPLEYAHNVLDCKLHDLVLSFDLINGFDFIKILPDYLEDARSLNYASFIEWVNPHYKQDP from the coding sequence ATGAGTTCATTTTATGTAATTGATTCGGATTCAGTGCTTATTAGGCCAACTACTGTAGCTGATATTCCAGAAATTGTAAAGTTGCAGGAAGAATCTTTTGCTGATTTAGCAAAAATTGGTAATATTTGGCATCCTCACGAACTAAAGAGCCACCTTGAAATATTCCCAGGGGGTCAACTTGTTGCTGAGCTTGATAAAAAGATTGTAGGATCAGCTACAAGTCTAATTGTTCAGTTAAATCCTACTTATGCAGACCATACTTGGGAGAGTATTACGGGGAATGGAATGCTTACAACCCATTTTCCGGCTGGTGATACTCTTTATGGAGCAGATATATCCACACATCCTCGAGTTAGACATAGAGGAATAGGTCACAAGTTGTATCAAGGGAGAAAGGATATTGCAATGGGCCTGAATTTGAAAAGAATGATCGGAGGTGGCAGACTATATAACTACTGTGAACACTCTGAGAAATTATCACCATTAGAATATGCTCATAATGTGCTAGACTGTAAATTGCACGACCTCGTGTTAAGTTTCGATCTTATTAATGGATTTGATTTTATCAAGATTCTTCCCGATTATCTTGAGGATGCCCGCTCCTTAAACTATGCCAGCTTTATTGAATGGGTAAATCCTCATTATAAACAGGACCCATAA